The Bacteroidota bacterium genome segment GGCGTGGCCGCCACATAACTTTGTTCGCGAATCTCAGCAGGCAAAAGCTATCGCTACTATCCGGGGCGTATATTACGGTGCTCTGCAGCTGTAAAAAAATGAATTACCAGTTACTTAAAACTTAATTCAATAAAAAAATGCTGCTTTTCAAAACAGAAAAGCAGCATTATCGTTTATTTTTTCTCCCTGAACAATTAAATATGTCCGGGAAATGATTTAAAAATTTTACTAAAACCAATTAAATTTCAAGATGCTCCGTTAGATTTGAAGTGTAGTTCTTTTTTACGAATATCAAATCTCCAACATAACAGGACTAAGGAAATAAGCGAAGCTATTCATGAACTCAATTGAAGTTATTGTTTTGTGAATAATATATTTTATGCGAAAAAAATTGAATTACACAAAAAAGATAATCTGCATTAGCTGCGCTGAACCTAAAGGTTTTTTATGTTTATTTGGTATAATTTATCTCCCCAGCATTTTTTCTTTTAAGCTTTCCTGTGCAGGTTCTTTACCCAACCATATACCAAACAAAGCTTTTTTAAACTCTAAACCTTTTATTGTTGAGCTGAGTTTATCATTTTTATATATTTCTACTCCAACATCCGGAATGTATACCATATTATAGGTATCATCAATTTTTATTTCCTCCTTAAATACAGCGATAAACATTTCAATTTCACCTTTTAAAGGATCTATATTACCTCCAAGTGATTTATCAAAACCTTCGCGGGTTGAATTTTCCATCTTTTCACTTGTAATCATTGAGGATACAATATGCAAACGAATAGCCATAGGCTCATTTCCATTAATAATCTTGGAAACGTCCGCATCTCTATCCGTCAGATACAATCCTCCTACATATAATTTCAAAAAATACTTTGTTCTGATTCCGGCACCATTCAGATCTAAATTACTATCTCCGGCTTTTATAGTTTCGGGCATAATAATTCCACCTATTTCCTGCGCTAACGAACTAAACGAAATAAATAAAATCGAAATAGAAAATATTAGTAACTTCTTCATAATTGTGCATATTTATAAGTTTGAACTGTGAATTTAGTAATTTATTTATCAATAGACTAACTTTGCAGCATGCAAGAAAAATCACATTCAACAGATAACATTCTAAAAAGGCTTAATATTTCTTCTTTAAACGAAATGCAAAAACAGGTAGTTGAAGCATTTTATTCTGATAAAGATTTAGTTGTACTGTCACCAACCGGGTCAGGAAAAACTCTGGCTTTTTTATTGCCAATTGTACAGTCGCTTAATAGTGATAATGATGAGATCCAAACACTAATTCTGGCTCCTTCAAGAGAATTAGCTCTGCAAATAGAGTCGGTTTTTAGAAGCATGGGAACCGGCTTCAAAGCAAACTGTTTTTATGGAGGGCATTCGTTTCAGGTTGAAAAAAACAGCTTAAAACACCCACCGGCAGTACTAATTGGAACTCCGGGTAGAATTGCGGATCATATAGACAGATCTACATTTTCAACTCAAAATATCAACACGATTGTTCTCGATGAGTTTGATAAGGCCCTTGAATTTGGTTTTCACGACGATATGAAGTTCATTATTCGCGAGCTGGAAAATTTAGATCAAAGAATACTAACTTCGGCAACTAAAACCGATGAAGTTCCTGCTTTTACAGGTATAACGGATCCTGTTGAATTAAATTTCCTGCCAACAGGCAAACAGGTTAAAGGACTATCAGTCAAAAAAGTAATTTCTGAGGAGAAAGATAAATTACCTACGCTTTTCGATTTAGTCTGTGACTTAGGTGATGAATCCACACTTGTATTTTGTAATCACCGTGAAGCCGTAGAGCGCACAAATAACTACCTGAGTAAAAAGGGAATAACATCTACATTTTTTCACGGAGGAATGGAACAACAGGACCGCGAAAGAACTTTGATAAAATTCAGAAATGGAAGTTCAAAAATCCTGGTAACATCCGATTTGGCTTCCAGAGGATTGGATATACCGGAAATTAAACATATTATACACTATCATCTGCCTTCGAAAGAGGATGCTTTTACTCACCGTAATGGTAGAACAGCAAGAATGAATGAAGAAGGTGCTGCATATGTGATTTTATCCAGAGAAGAAAATCAACCGGACTACATTCCAATATCGATTGACACATATTATATTTCAAAAAATATAGAGCTTCCCAAAGCACCTGAATGGGAAACAATATTTATTGGAAAAGGGAAAAAAGACAAGGTTAATAAAATTGATATTGTTGGTTTCTTATCCAAAAAAGGCGAACTCGAAAAAGGCGATATAGGACTTATTGAAGTAAAAGACTTCTTTTCGTATGCAGCGATTAAAAGAAGTAAAATAAACTCTGTGTTGAATAAAATATCAGGATTGAAAATCAAGAATAAGAAAGCTAAAATTGAAGTAGCGATGTAGGTTGCTGATTTTAATCTGAACTTGTTTCAGATTCCGATTCTTTAACAGTTGCTGACGTATAACTACAGCTGAGCATTAAAATAAATAAAGTTTGAAAAATATGAGATTTGGATAAAAGAAGACTAAGTAATACCGGTTGGCAGATCGGGCTATTTCAAGGATTCGACTATAAAAAAAACATTCATAATTGTATTCAAATCTCTCATCGAACTCAGGCTGTTAATACTTAACAATCTTTAAAGATTCTGATGACTGACCATAGCTTATTACCGCAATAAAAATTCCTGAATCTAAATCACGTCCTAATTCATCCTTTCCATCCCACTTTATTTTAAAATCAATATAAGCTTGCTGATAATTATCAACCAAGTTTCTTACTTTTTGTCCCTTTAAATCGTAAATAGAAATGTTAACATGTGATTTTTCACCTAAACAATAACTGAATTCTGTTATTGTATTAAAAGGGTTTGGTGAATTTTTAAAAGTATGTTTTTTCTTTTTTGTTATATAATCT includes the following:
- a CDS encoding DEAD/DEAH box helicase codes for the protein MQEKSHSTDNILKRLNISSLNEMQKQVVEAFYSDKDLVVLSPTGSGKTLAFLLPIVQSLNSDNDEIQTLILAPSRELALQIESVFRSMGTGFKANCFYGGHSFQVEKNSLKHPPAVLIGTPGRIADHIDRSTFSTQNINTIVLDEFDKALEFGFHDDMKFIIRELENLDQRILTSATKTDEVPAFTGITDPVELNFLPTGKQVKGLSVKKVISEEKDKLPTLFDLVCDLGDESTLVFCNHREAVERTNNYLSKKGITSTFFHGGMEQQDRERTLIKFRNGSSKILVTSDLASRGLDIPEIKHIIHYHLPSKEDAFTHRNGRTARMNEEGAAYVILSREENQPDYIPISIDTYYISKNIELPKAPEWETIFIGKGKKDKVNKIDIVGFLSKKGELEKGDIGLIEVKDFFSYAAIKRSKINSVLNKISGLKIKNKKAKIEVAM
- a CDS encoding chalcone isomerase family protein, whose amino-acid sequence is MKKLLIFSISILFISFSSLAQEIGGIIMPETIKAGDSNLDLNGAGIRTKYFLKLYVGGLYLTDRDADVSKIINGNEPMAIRLHIVSSMITSEKMENSTREGFDKSLGGNIDPLKGEIEMFIAVFKEEIKIDDTYNMVYIPDVGVEIYKNDKLSSTIKGLEFKKALFGIWLGKEPAQESLKEKMLGR